A single genomic interval of Caldanaerovirga acetigignens harbors:
- a CDS encoding mannitol dehydrogenase family protein produces the protein MRLSLEELQKNSRFWEERGYILPKFDIAKVREKTLRQPVWIHFGAGNIFRAFLASLQQDLLDNGYHDTGIIACAPFDDEVIKKVYIPYENLTLLVNLNGDGTLEKRVIASIVHALCARENFEEVERFFQNPSLQLVSFTITEKGYALKDAKGEYLPEVLHDVENPDSTPRSTMGMVAKLCYKRFVAGRYPIALVSMDNFAHNGTKLYEAVRFFAERWVEKGTVNSDFLSYLDDKNFISFPWTMIDKITPRPSEKIKKLLQEDGIEGVEIFRTAKGSYVAPFVNAESTGYLVIEDTFPNGRPPLEKAGVIFTDKETVDKVEKMKVCTCLNPLHTVLAVYGCLLGYESIAEEMKDDLLKAFLEKLAYEEALPVVVDPGIINPEEFLKEVLERRFPNPHIPDTPQRIATDTSQKIPIRFGETLKSYLNAGRDIKELKYIPLFFAGWLRYLMGVDDFGRTFEPSPDPMLEELRSRLKTVKIGDRGPFTDVLRPILSDSRIFGIDLFEYGLAQKVESYFKKMVAGENAVRKTLEEVVRGSV, from the coding sequence ATGAGGCTATCACTCGAAGAATTGCAAAAAAACTCGCGTTTTTGGGAAGAAAGGGGCTACATACTTCCAAAATTCGATATAGCAAAAGTGCGGGAGAAAACCTTGCGCCAACCGGTGTGGATTCACTTTGGGGCGGGCAATATCTTCAGAGCCTTTTTGGCGTCGCTTCAGCAGGACCTGCTTGATAATGGGTACCACGATACCGGCATAATAGCGTGCGCACCTTTTGACGACGAGGTTATAAAGAAAGTCTATATCCCTTATGAAAATTTGACCTTATTGGTAAATTTAAACGGTGATGGGACGCTCGAAAAAAGGGTGATAGCAAGCATCGTTCATGCATTATGTGCGAGGGAAAACTTCGAAGAAGTCGAGCGGTTCTTTCAGAATCCATCACTTCAGCTTGTCTCTTTCACCATCACGGAAAAGGGCTATGCATTAAAAGATGCTAAAGGCGAATACCTTCCCGAGGTCCTGCACGATGTAGAAAACCCTGATTCGACTCCCAGGAGCACGATGGGGATGGTTGCAAAACTATGCTACAAAAGGTTCGTTGCGGGGCGTTACCCTATAGCGCTTGTTTCGATGGATAACTTTGCCCACAATGGGACGAAGCTTTACGAAGCAGTCAGGTTTTTCGCCGAAAGATGGGTAGAAAAAGGAACGGTAAATTCCGACTTTCTAAGTTATCTGGACGATAAAAATTTTATATCCTTCCCTTGGACGATGATAGACAAGATAACTCCGCGCCCATCGGAAAAAATAAAAAAATTGCTTCAGGAAGACGGAATAGAGGGGGTGGAGATTTTCCGGACCGCTAAAGGTTCTTACGTTGCTCCTTTTGTCAATGCCGAATCTACGGGTTACCTGGTAATTGAAGACACATTTCCCAATGGCAGACCGCCTCTTGAAAAAGCGGGTGTGATTTTTACAGATAAAGAGACAGTAGACAAAGTAGAAAAGATGAAAGTTTGCACGTGTTTAAACCCGCTGCACACGGTATTGGCCGTTTATGGATGCCTTTTGGGCTATGAATCGATTGCCGAAGAGATGAAGGATGATTTGCTAAAGGCATTTCTAGAAAAACTGGCGTATGAAGAAGCACTGCCGGTGGTTGTCGACCCGGGAATAATAAACCCCGAGGAATTTTTGAAGGAGGTTTTGGAAAGGAGATTCCCCAACCCCCACATACCGGACACCCCGCAGCGCATCGCGACAGATACATCCCAGAAAATACCAATCCGCTTCGGCGAGACCTTAAAGTCATACCTGAACGCAGGAAGGGATATTAAAGAACTCAAATATATACCTTTGTTTTTTGCCGGATGGCTGCGCTACTTGATGGGAGTGGACGATTTTGGCCGAACGTTTGAACCGAGTCCCGACCCGATGCTGGAAGAGCTCCGGAGCCGGTTAAAAACAGTAAAAATTGGCGATAGAGGCCCATTTACAGATGTTTTAAGGCCTATACTTTCCGACAGCAGGATATTCGGAATTGACTTATTTGAATACGGCCTTGCACAAAAAGTAGAAAGTTATTTTAAAAAGATGGTTGCCGGAGAGAATGCCGTTCGGAAAACATTGGAAGAAGTCGTTAGGGGGTCGGTTTAA
- a CDS encoding phenylacetate--CoA ligase family protein — protein sequence MYWNPKYECMPREQIKELQLERLRNTLERAYYNVPHYRKIMQEVGFEPEDLKSLDDLRRLPFTSKKDLRDNYPYGMFAVPLSEVVRIHSSSGTTGKPTVVGYTRNDINVWAEIMARTLTTAGAKKSDVIQNAYGYGLFTGGLGVHYGAERIGATIIPVSGGNTKRQVMIMKDYGTTVLTCTPSYSLHIAETIEEMGISKEELKLRIGIFGAEPWSENMRREIEDRLKLTALDIYGLSEIIGPGVAIECPHKNGLHVQEDHFIVEVIDPKTGEVLPPGEKGELVFTSLTKEALPMIRYRTGDISRLIEEPCPCGRTSVRIGRIEGRTDDMIIIRGVNVFPSQIEHVLLEIGQIEPHYQLVIDRIGYLDILEVHVEVSEKMFSDDVKSLEILSKKIQNEIESTLGISVKVKLVEPKTIERSEGKAKRIIDKRKI from the coding sequence ATGTATTGGAATCCAAAGTACGAATGTATGCCGAGGGAGCAAATAAAAGAGCTCCAGTTAGAAAGGCTTCGAAATACTCTAGAAAGGGCGTATTACAATGTGCCTCACTACAGGAAAATCATGCAGGAAGTCGGATTCGAGCCTGAGGATTTAAAATCCCTGGATGACCTAAGAAGATTGCCGTTCACCTCAAAGAAGGACTTAAGGGATAATTACCCTTACGGCATGTTCGCCGTCCCTTTGAGCGAAGTAGTGAGGATACATTCTTCTTCTGGGACCACGGGAAAACCGACGGTTGTCGGCTATACGAGAAATGATATCAATGTTTGGGCTGAAATCATGGCTAGGACCCTTACCACGGCTGGAGCAAAGAAAAGCGATGTTATTCAGAATGCTTACGGTTACGGGCTTTTTACCGGAGGACTCGGGGTTCATTACGGGGCTGAAAGGATAGGTGCCACGATAATTCCCGTCTCGGGAGGAAATACAAAAAGACAGGTCATGATTATGAAGGATTACGGAACGACGGTCCTTACATGCACTCCTTCATATTCGCTCCACATAGCCGAGACTATAGAAGAGATGGGGATTTCCAAAGAAGAACTTAAATTGCGGATCGGAATATTCGGTGCGGAACCGTGGTCGGAAAATATGAGGAGGGAGATAGAAGATAGGTTGAAGTTGACTGCACTGGATATATACGGATTGAGCGAAATAATAGGACCGGGCGTGGCAATAGAATGCCCGCACAAAAATGGATTACATGTTCAGGAAGATCACTTCATTGTAGAAGTAATAGACCCAAAGACCGGTGAGGTACTGCCTCCCGGAGAGAAGGGAGAGTTAGTATTTACATCCCTCACTAAAGAGGCTCTACCCATGATACGCTACAGAACAGGGGACATCTCCAGGCTCATAGAAGAACCGTGTCCGTGCGGCAGGACCAGCGTAAGAATAGGAAGGATTGAAGGAAGGACCGACGACATGATAATAATCAGAGGAGTGAACGTCTTCCCTTCGCAGATAGAACACGTTTTGCTTGAAATAGGTCAGATCGAGCCTCACTATCAATTAGTTATCGACAGGATAGGCTACCTTGACATTCTGGAAGTCCATGTAGAGGTATCGGAAAAAATGTTTTCAGATGATGTAAAATCCCTTGAAATATTGAGTAAAAAGATTCAAAATGAAATAGAAAGCACCCTTGGGATTTCAGTTAAAGTAAAATTGGTAGAACCGAAGACTATCGAAAGAAGCGAAGGAAAGGCAAAGAGAATTATAGACAAAAGGAAAATTTAG
- a CDS encoding phenylacetate--CoA ligase family protein codes for MFFSEIEALEREKLKELQLERLKKIVKYAYENVPFYRKLFDEKGLKPEDIKTIKDIEKIPFTTKDDLREAYPYGMFAVPLKKVVRIHASSGTTGKPTVVGYTKKDIETWAQLVARIAFMAGVREEDVAQIAFSYGLFTGAFGLHYGLEKIGATVVPVSSGNTERQIMIMKDFGSTVLVSTPSYALYMAEVAEEIGVKKGDLRLRLGLFGAEGATLEMKKEIERRFGIMATENYGLSEIIGPGVSGECHVRDGLHIAEDHFLVEIINPDTGEALDFGEKGELVITTLTKEAMPLLRYRTRDITSLNPEPCRCGRTLMRMSPVQGRTDDMLIIRGVNVYPSQIESVLMGIKGIGPHYEIVVTKKGYLDELTVNVELADTDMLEKHQLLEKLKEEVRFKLKSVLQIDVNVRLVEPKSLARFEGKAKRVKDLRK; via the coding sequence ATGTTTTTCAGTGAAATCGAGGCATTAGAGAGAGAAAAGTTGAAAGAGCTGCAACTGGAGAGGCTAAAGAAAATAGTGAAATATGCGTACGAAAATGTTCCGTTTTACAGAAAATTATTTGATGAGAAGGGATTAAAGCCAGAGGATATAAAGACAATAAAAGACATAGAGAAAATCCCTTTTACGACCAAAGACGATTTGAGAGAAGCATACCCTTATGGAATGTTTGCGGTGCCGTTAAAAAAGGTTGTAAGAATTCATGCATCTTCAGGTACCACAGGGAAGCCTACGGTCGTTGGATATACTAAAAAAGACATAGAAACATGGGCGCAGTTGGTGGCCAGAATTGCTTTTATGGCGGGAGTTAGGGAAGAAGACGTAGCCCAAATTGCATTCAGTTATGGCCTTTTTACCGGTGCCTTTGGACTTCATTACGGCCTTGAAAAAATAGGTGCGACCGTAGTTCCGGTTTCCAGCGGAAATACGGAGCGGCAAATAATGATAATGAAGGATTTCGGCTCGACTGTTCTTGTGAGCACGCCTTCGTACGCCCTTTATATGGCTGAAGTTGCCGAAGAAATTGGAGTAAAAAAAGGCGATTTAAGGCTTCGGCTGGGTCTGTTCGGAGCGGAAGGAGCAACTCTGGAGATGAAAAAGGAAATAGAGCGAAGGTTCGGTATTATGGCTACCGAAAATTATGGCCTGAGCGAAATAATAGGGCCGGGAGTCTCAGGCGAATGCCACGTTAGGGATGGACTTCACATAGCCGAGGACCATTTTTTGGTGGAAATCATTAACCCGGATACCGGCGAGGCTTTGGACTTCGGGGAAAAAGGGGAGCTGGTTATAACCACCTTGACTAAAGAAGCAATGCCGCTTTTGAGGTACAGAACAAGAGACATAACCAGTTTAAATCCGGAGCCGTGCAGATGCGGAAGAACGTTAATGCGGATGAGTCCTGTTCAGGGAAGAACTGATGACATGCTGATAATCAGGGGAGTCAATGTCTATCCTTCTCAAATAGAAAGCGTGCTCATGGGAATTAAGGGAATTGGCCCCCACTACGAGATTGTAGTTACAAAGAAGGGATATCTCGATGAATTAACAGTCAACGTAGAACTTGCCGATACGGATATGCTGGAAAAACATCAATTGCTGGAGAAATTAAAGGAGGAAGTGCGCTTTAAATTAAAATCCGTTCTGCAAATAGATGTAAATGTGCGGCTTGTTGAGCCGAAGAGCCTTGCGAGATTTGAAGGCAAGGCGAAGAGGGTGAAAGATTTGAGAAAGTAG
- a CDS encoding heparan-alpha-glucosaminide N-acetyltransferase: MKHRIVELDSFRGIAVFLMVIFHGIFDLSYYFGLNIDYSRGFWYYEGKLSALMFIWIAGISSYFSRNPRQRGIKLFLFSMAITVATYLLDSTNYIRFGILHFLGTSYMLSPCFKKIDSFALVLLALAVLAAGTYFDSLTTQNPYLFPLGITTPYFSSLDYYPLIPYFGVFLLGMAFGRDFYAKGYRIFGEFRENFLSLLGRHSLIIYLIHQPVLLLFLFIARKSGIL; the protein is encoded by the coding sequence GTGAAACACAGAATTGTGGAACTAGACTCTTTTCGAGGAATAGCCGTATTTCTCATGGTAATTTTTCACGGCATATTTGACCTTTCGTATTATTTCGGATTAAATATAGATTATTCCAGGGGTTTTTGGTATTACGAAGGAAAACTTTCCGCCCTTATGTTCATTTGGATAGCCGGTATCTCCTCTTACTTCAGCCGCAATCCCCGCCAAAGAGGGATAAAGCTTTTCTTATTTAGTATGGCAATAACTGTCGCAACTTATCTTTTAGACAGCACGAATTACATCAGGTTCGGTATCCTTCACTTTCTGGGTACATCATATATGCTTTCGCCTTGCTTTAAAAAGATTGATTCTTTTGCGTTGGTCCTTTTAGCATTAGCCGTACTTGCAGCAGGAACTTACTTTGATTCCCTCACCACACAAAATCCGTACCTTTTCCCGCTGGGAATTACCACCCCTTACTTTTCGTCGCTGGACTACTATCCTCTCATTCCGTACTTCGGAGTATTCCTGTTGGGGATGGCTTTCGGAAGAGATTTTTACGCAAAAGGCTATAGAATTTTCGGGGAATTTCGCGAAAATTTCCTTTCGCTCCTGGGCAGACACTCGCTTATTATTTACCTCATCCATCAACCGGTACTTTTGCTATTCCTTTTTATCGCTCGAAAGTCAGGAATCCTCTAA
- a CDS encoding phosphodiester glycosidase family protein — MLSQIFYAFAQEVVLHEESVKFPVTRGVSYEGRTIFTSSGWQKVHILTIDLTSENVDIDAFMNKNGLSERQILSKLVSENGAVAGVNGDFFIMANPSSPIGIQIAGGKLISTPSNRSDMASFALTYEKIPQILRFEFTGKIIAPNGASFDVGGINKLGDGYGKIMIYTPEFGKTTPQVQATSPELTYAVVKDGRIASIFDGRSAEIPEGGIVLAGGGGASSFLKNNFFIGDEVKIELHVTPDIANLKMALGGGAVLVDNGKIPASFSHNILGQHPRTAVGFTKDGKKLILVVVDGRQAESRGMTQEELARLMLSFGAYNALNLDGGGSSTMVVREPGEKTPGVVNSPSEKAERPVVNGIGIFSRLSSSGKVYGFKITASSFNIPKNGRRVFEIKAYDENYNPVDVDPNLVRWEVTGDLGTFEGNVFYARKTGTGTVTASIGGIKASAQVRVLGDAVDIIVEPDRVELSPGQKQTFRAYAVDAEGYKAPIEPNDIKWEIAGDGGYIENGLFIAPQAPGSCAVIAEFSNIKAGALVKIGESGRFDESLLPSKPLITDGANVPFKKGGLTFGVFGDLLLEANYNPAYLKIFNMARAVFDRQKASYNIIAGRLYATNSPPENAKSLPPLNKFLTANTGYLVHKANDTLFVFLNASKGSIRLTDPTQWIKLKEDVKSAASSYNNLVVVLDRAISSFQDSQEGELLKKVLSENKASFKNILVLCGGAKKFASNMENGVKYISVPGVNAEEPAALIFNIQESKIYYRVIPLIENIVSETPSVRKGIPSRLKLFGISPTGFKVPLEYPYAAEYNITPPGACTLDSKTLEINGKKAVEIEITVKTEVFTGKVKLYISDVGVKVNGKEINFPDQQPYINEEQRTMVPVRFVSEHLSARVHWDDRARQVIIQKDGNIVTLRVGEKSALVNGKKVNFDTKAELKNSRVVVPLRFISEVLGAKITWDEKSRTVEITAN; from the coding sequence GTGCTTAGCCAAATTTTTTATGCATTTGCCCAAGAAGTAGTTCTGCACGAAGAGTCGGTGAAATTCCCCGTAACCCGGGGAGTTTCTTACGAAGGCAGGACCATATTTACCTCATCGGGCTGGCAAAAAGTACACATCCTCACGATAGATTTGACCTCGGAAAACGTGGATATAGATGCCTTTATGAACAAAAATGGCCTTTCCGAGCGGCAGATATTGAGCAAATTGGTCTCGGAAAACGGAGCCGTGGCTGGTGTAAACGGCGACTTTTTCATAATGGCAAACCCATCGTCCCCCATCGGAATACAAATTGCCGGAGGTAAACTAATTTCTACGCCTTCCAACAGGAGCGATATGGCTTCTTTTGCCCTAACTTACGAAAAAATTCCGCAGATTTTGAGGTTCGAATTTACTGGAAAGATAATCGCACCTAATGGAGCATCTTTCGATGTGGGCGGTATAAACAAACTCGGAGACGGGTACGGAAAAATAATGATTTACACCCCGGAATTCGGCAAAACAACACCGCAGGTGCAAGCAACATCGCCGGAACTTACATACGCAGTGGTGAAAGATGGCAGAATCGCAAGTATTTTTGACGGCAGGTCCGCCGAAATCCCCGAGGGGGGTATCGTTTTGGCGGGTGGAGGCGGAGCTTCCTCATTTTTGAAAAACAACTTTTTCATCGGGGATGAGGTAAAGATAGAGCTCCATGTAACTCCGGATATTGCCAACCTAAAGATGGCCTTGGGAGGCGGGGCAGTCCTCGTTGACAACGGCAAAATACCGGCAAGCTTTTCCCACAATATCCTGGGGCAACACCCCAGGACTGCAGTGGGTTTCACAAAAGACGGTAAAAAATTGATACTCGTGGTGGTAGATGGAAGGCAGGCGGAAAGCAGAGGCATGACGCAGGAGGAACTTGCCCGTCTTATGCTGAGTTTCGGGGCTTACAACGCCCTCAATCTCGATGGAGGCGGCTCTTCCACCATGGTGGTGAGGGAACCGGGCGAAAAAACCCCCGGCGTTGTAAATAGTCCATCCGAAAAGGCCGAAAGGCCAGTAGTAAACGGAATAGGTATCTTCTCCCGGCTATCTTCTTCCGGAAAAGTTTACGGATTCAAAATCACAGCCAGTTCTTTCAACATACCTAAAAACGGCCGCCGGGTCTTCGAAATAAAAGCTTACGACGAAAATTACAACCCCGTGGACGTGGACCCAAACCTCGTTCGCTGGGAGGTCACGGGAGATTTGGGAACATTTGAAGGCAACGTATTTTACGCACGAAAAACCGGAACCGGCACCGTGACGGCCTCCATAGGCGGCATCAAAGCTTCCGCGCAAGTAAGAGTTCTGGGGGACGCGGTGGATATAATCGTGGAGCCCGACAGGGTCGAGCTTTCACCCGGACAAAAACAGACCTTCAGAGCTTATGCGGTTGATGCTGAAGGATATAAGGCACCCATAGAGCCTAATGACATAAAGTGGGAAATAGCGGGCGACGGAGGTTACATCGAAAACGGCCTTTTCATCGCACCTCAAGCTCCTGGCTCCTGTGCAGTCATCGCCGAGTTTTCGAACATCAAGGCGGGAGCGCTGGTAAAGATCGGAGAATCGGGCCGGTTCGACGAATCGCTTCTTCCCTCAAAGCCTCTTATCACTGACGGGGCAAATGTTCCCTTTAAAAAAGGCGGATTGACATTCGGGGTTTTCGGAGACCTTTTACTTGAAGCCAATTACAATCCCGCTTACCTGAAAATCTTCAACATGGCACGTGCAGTGTTCGACCGCCAAAAGGCGTCTTACAACATAATCGCGGGGCGCTTATACGCAACAAACTCCCCACCCGAAAATGCAAAATCCTTGCCGCCATTGAATAAATTCTTGACGGCCAATACAGGCTATCTAGTCCACAAGGCGAACGATACTCTGTTTGTGTTCTTGAATGCTTCGAAGGGCAGTATAAGGTTGACGGACCCAACCCAGTGGATTAAGCTCAAAGAAGATGTAAAATCCGCAGCATCCAGCTACAACAACCTCGTAGTCGTGCTGGACAGGGCAATTTCAAGCTTCCAGGACTCTCAAGAAGGCGAACTTCTTAAAAAAGTCCTGTCAGAAAACAAAGCTTCATTCAAAAACATCCTAGTGCTATGTGGGGGAGCAAAAAAATTTGCCTCCAATATGGAAAACGGGGTAAAATACATAAGTGTTCCCGGTGTAAACGCCGAAGAACCTGCAGCGCTGATATTTAACATTCAAGAAAGCAAAATATATTACAGGGTCATCCCCTTAATCGAAAATATAGTGTCGGAAACTCCATCTGTCAGAAAAGGCATTCCTAGCCGCTTGAAACTTTTTGGAATTTCCCCGACAGGCTTTAAGGTTCCGCTGGAATACCCTTACGCCGCAGAATATAACATAACTCCCCCCGGCGCTTGCACTCTTGATTCGAAAACTCTCGAAATTAACGGGAAAAAAGCCGTCGAAATCGAGATTACGGTAAAAACTGAGGTATTCACCGGGAAAGTAAAACTTTACATTTCCGACGTCGGAGTAAAGGTAAACGGAAAAGAAATAAACTTCCCCGACCAGCAGCCTTATATTAACGAGGAACAGCGCACGATGGTCCCAGTAAGGTTTGTGTCAGAACATCTATCGGCAAGGGTGCACTGGGACGACAGAGCAAGACAGGTAATCATACAAAAAGATGGGAACATCGTTACCCTTAGGGTGGGAGAAAAATCCGCACTTGTCAACGGGAAAAAGGTGAATTTCGATACTAAAGCCGAACTCAAAAACTCGAGGGTAGTTGTGCCTTTAAGATTTATCAGCGAGGTGCTTGGGGCAAAAATAACATGGGATGAAAAGTCAAGGACGGTGGAAATAACGGCAAATTAG
- a CDS encoding uroporphyrinogen decarboxylase family protein, protein MKNAEELKKERTEIFHDLYDGKIPKRVPVGGLIGIEFCIEFAGLPPAKTQWTLEGIEEAMDRICQMTGQDIYPFGFARSPVALQILESRILRMGSGGFIQYTEVPVMEADEYDDLIKNPHEFIMEKVLPRKYKALDADSVTRSIVYAKAAKALFDHLDAFAKIDAKLIEKYGYYTPPPESTGIALAPLDFIADELRGVKGLLMDVRRCPEKVAEACEALLPLTLKRALPPVPSKYGQTFMPLHMPGFLRTNDFEKLYWPTFSRIVQALANAGQPVFMFCDHDWMRFLDYLYELPENTRIAFEFGDPKVIKEKLGKRHILSGLYPMTYLKTATKEQCIDKVKELLDIMAPGGRYYFDFDKSLITLNSVNVENYFAVVRYVAENAYYDNAGEEAPKYENSGRSFIKVGEIPPFKSKYYKTWEDYKKEHPEIPAELEPVVAQKLQMYEEMFFMLIS, encoded by the coding sequence ATGAAAAATGCAGAAGAACTAAAAAAAGAAAGAACGGAAATTTTCCACGACCTATATGATGGCAAGATACCGAAAAGAGTTCCGGTTGGCGGCTTGATCGGGATAGAATTCTGCATCGAGTTTGCGGGACTACCACCTGCTAAGACACAATGGACGTTAGAAGGAATAGAGGAAGCAATGGACAGGATATGTCAGATGACGGGACAGGATATATATCCTTTCGGCTTTGCGAGGTCGCCGGTTGCCCTCCAGATCCTCGAATCAAGAATTCTTAGGATGGGGTCCGGGGGATTCATCCAGTACACCGAGGTTCCGGTCATGGAAGCGGATGAATACGATGACCTCATTAAAAATCCTCATGAATTCATAATGGAAAAAGTTCTTCCCAGGAAATACAAGGCTTTGGATGCCGACTCGGTGACCCGCTCTATAGTCTACGCAAAGGCTGCCAAAGCGCTTTTTGATCATTTGGATGCCTTTGCAAAAATAGATGCAAAATTGATAGAAAAATATGGATATTATACTCCCCCGCCTGAGTCTACCGGCATAGCTCTTGCACCTTTGGATTTTATCGCTGATGAGCTAAGGGGAGTAAAAGGACTTTTAATGGATGTTAGGAGATGTCCTGAAAAAGTGGCTGAGGCTTGTGAAGCTTTGCTGCCGCTGACCCTGAAAAGGGCTCTCCCGCCGGTGCCGTCAAAATACGGCCAGACCTTCATGCCATTACACATGCCGGGGTTTTTGAGGACCAACGATTTTGAAAAACTCTACTGGCCTACATTTTCCAGGATTGTGCAGGCACTGGCAAATGCGGGGCAACCCGTTTTCATGTTCTGCGACCATGACTGGATGAGGTTTTTGGATTACCTGTATGAACTTCCGGAGAATACAAGGATAGCCTTTGAATTCGGAGATCCAAAAGTAATAAAGGAAAAACTGGGGAAAAGGCATATACTTTCGGGTCTGTATCCGATGACCTATCTCAAGACGGCGACGAAAGAGCAATGCATAGATAAGGTAAAGGAACTCCTTGACATAATGGCACCCGGGGGTAGATATTACTTCGACTTTGACAAGAGCCTCATCACATTAAACTCTGTCAATGTAGAAAATTACTTTGCTGTAGTCCGATACGTGGCTGAAAATGCATATTACGACAATGCCGGAGAAGAAGCTCCAAAATATGAAAATTCCGGGAGGAGTTTTATAAAAGTAGGCGAAATACCCCCGTTTAAGTCGAAATATTATAAGACCTGGGAGGATTACAAAAAAGAGCACCCTGAAATTCCTGCAGAGCTCGAACCGGTTGTTGCCCAAAAGCTACAGATGTACGAAGAAATGTTTTTCATGTTGATCTCGTAG
- a CDS encoding DUF362 domain-containing protein — translation MGSKVYFYNMRAKRRSQNFPSKVAKLFDAAGFDNIISPSELVAIKIHFGERGNTAYINPVFVRQVVDKIKGKGAKPFLTDTNTLYKGSRSNGVDHIVSAIENGFAYAVVGAPVIIADGIVSKDSVEVEIGKKHFERVKIASGIYYANSMIVMTHFKGHEMAGFGGAIKNLAMGCAPAAGKQQQHSTLKPKVGEKCRRCLSCVNNCPENAITIVDNAAYIDPEKCIGCGECVSMCYFGVIKPQWETDSREFIERMTEYAYGAFLAKKGKIAFMNFVVDVSPLCDCTPWNDAPIVPDIGVLASLDPVAIDQASYDLVTKQHGNANSVLGEKGVGLKPGEDKFRAAHPETDGLVQLEYAEKLGMGTREYELVELN, via the coding sequence ATGGGTTCTAAGGTTTACTTTTACAACATGAGGGCAAAAAGGCGGTCGCAGAACTTTCCGTCCAAAGTTGCAAAGCTTTTTGACGCTGCGGGCTTTGATAATATTATTTCGCCGAGCGAACTTGTGGCGATAAAGATTCATTTCGGGGAAAGAGGTAATACCGCATACATAAATCCCGTGTTTGTTAGGCAGGTGGTGGATAAAATAAAGGGAAAGGGAGCTAAGCCCTTTCTCACTGACACCAATACCCTATATAAAGGTTCCAGGAGCAATGGGGTGGACCACATTGTGAGCGCTATAGAAAACGGTTTTGCCTATGCGGTGGTTGGAGCGCCGGTAATAATAGCAGATGGAATTGTTAGCAAGGATTCGGTTGAAGTAGAAATAGGGAAGAAGCATTTTGAGAGGGTTAAGATTGCTTCGGGAATTTATTATGCCAATTCGATGATAGTGATGACACACTTTAAGGGCCATGAAATGGCGGGCTTTGGCGGGGCGATAAAAAACCTCGCTATGGGATGTGCTCCGGCTGCAGGGAAACAGCAGCAGCATTCCACATTAAAGCCGAAGGTAGGAGAAAAATGCAGGAGATGCCTTTCATGCGTAAACAATTGTCCCGAAAATGCAATTACTATCGTAGATAATGCAGCCTACATAGATCCCGAAAAATGCATCGGCTGCGGCGAATGCGTGTCGATGTGCTATTTCGGGGTGATAAAACCTCAGTGGGAAACTGACAGCCGGGAATTCATAGAAAGAATGACGGAGTATGCTTACGGGGCTTTCTTGGCTAAAAAAGGAAAGATAGCTTTTATGAATTTCGTTGTTGACGTTTCGCCTCTCTGTGATTGTACGCCGTGGAACGATGCGCCCATTGTGCCCGATATAGGAGTACTCGCATCCCTAGACCCGGTGGCTATAGACCAGGCAAGCTACGACCTGGTGACAAAGCAGCACGGAAATGCAAACAGCGTTCTAGGAGAAAAAGGGGTGGGTTTAAAACCCGGGGAGGACAAATTTAGGGCCGCGCATCCGGAGACTGACGGTCTTGTACAATTGGAGTATGCCGAAAAACTTGGGATGGGAACGAGGGAGTATGAGTTGGTAGAACTAAATTAA